The Microbacterium sp. SORGH_AS_0862 region ACGGGATCGTCGCGATCGCCGACGGCATCAGCGTCGAGAACCTGACGGTGACGGGAGCGACCTTCTACGGCGTGCTCGTCACGGGACTCCACGACGAGAACGGGCCCACGGCGCACGGCGGCGGCGGATACACGCACCTGGACCCGGAGAAGTTCCCCCCGGTGCAGCGCTTCTCGATCGATCACGTCACGGCCTACAACAACGGCCTGTACGGTCTGTACGCCTTCGACGCCCAGCACGGCGTCATCTCGAACTCTTACGCGTCCGGCTCCGCCGACAGCGGGATCTACGTCGGACAGTGCCGCGACTGCGACATCACCGTCAGAGACAACATCGCCGAGAACAACGCCGTCGGCTTCGAGAACGCGAACGCCTCCGACAGCGTGTACATCGTCGGCAACCGCTTCAGCCGCAACCGTGTCGGCCTGACACTGATCTCCAATTACCAGGAAGCCTTCGTCCCGCAGTCGGGCAACACGGTCGTCGGCAACCTCGTCTCGGACAACGTCGAACCCACGTCCCCCGTGCAGGCCGACGGCGGGTTCGGGATCGGGATCGGCATCAGCGGCGGCACGAACAACGACATCCGCGACAACCGCATCGTCGGCAACGCCCGGGCCGGGGTCCTCCTGGCGGGCACCGAGGACCTGCGGGCGCAGGGCAATGTCTTCACCGGCAACGCCTTCGAGGGCAACGGCGTCGACACCGCCAACGTCTCGGGCCCGCGGGCGCCCGCACAGGGCAACTGCGTCGACCCGGACGCCACCACGGTGCTGCCGGACACCCTCGCCGCGGACTGCGCGAGCGGGGTGGACCAGCCCGCCGCCACCTCGGCTGAGCTGCCCGCATCCGTCGCACCGCCGGGCGTCAGCTTCCGCGCGGTGCCGCCGCCGCCACCGCAGCCGCAGCTTCCCGACCCCGAGGCGCCCGCACGCTCGCTCCCCGCCTCCGTCGGCGCTCCCGACCTCAGCCGCTACGCGCTTCCGGCGGCCGATCTGCTCGCCGCCGGGGCTCGCGGATGAGACGCCGCCTCGCGGCCGCGCTCGCGGTCGCCGCCGTCGCGATCGCGACCCTGACCGGGTGCGCCGCCGCGTCGTCCGAGGAGTTCGCCGCCGGCGATGCACGTCCCCTCACGAGCGAGGAGGCGCAGGATCTCGCGACGATGCGGCTGCGCAACCAGGACACCGGCGCTCGCGCGATCTCGTTCTCGCTCACCGAGAAGGGCAGCGAGGCGCGCTTCGACGGCTGGTACGACTACGCGACGGCGATCGGCTACGGCCGGTGGCAGAGCGCCGATCCGCAACTGCTGGTGTGGAACACGCAGGTCGCGGGCACGCATCCGGTTTCGGCCGCGACGCCGTCCGGCGACGACGGCCCCGCGCCGCTGCCCATCCCCGACGCCGATCAACTCGACACGGCGTGGGCGGGAGGGGCACTGGATCCCAGCGGTTCCCGCCGCGACGCCCTCCTGTCGGTCATCGCGCAGCTCGGCGCCGATCGCCCGGACAACCCGCTGCTGCTGCAGCAGGGCGGAGCGCTCTGGCTCGGCACGCGAGAGGTCGACGGTGAGACGCTGACGGTCTACGCGGGACCCGAGAGCGATCAGGTCGCCGCGACACCCGCCGCCGACCCCGCCGCAGCCACCGTCCGCTACTGGCTCGACAGCACGTCACTCCTGCGCCGGCTCGATGTGCGCCTCGGTGGAGCCACGGAGTGGACGACCGTCACGTTCGCGGATGCCGACGGCGTCTCGCTCCCCGACGTGTTCACCGCGGCGGCGGGAACGACGCCGTGAGCGAGACACCCGCATCCGGGATCAGCCGGCGCGCACTGCTGCTGGGCGGCGGCATCGGAATCGGCGGCGCGGCACTCGGCGCCGCGGGTGGGTGGGCGCTCGCGCAGAGCGCGGCGCCCGTTCCCGATGCTGCTCCGACGGCCGGAACCGCGACCGTTCCCTCGCGGGGGCGCACGCAGGCGGGCATCGCTCGTCCGGCCACGCCGCAGCGCAACGGACTGGTGGTCGTCGCCGACACCCCCGAGATCACCACGGCGGACGGAGTGCTCGCGATGCTGGCATCGCTCGGCGACCGCATCGACGCTCTCACCGATCCCGCAGCCACCGAGCGCGTCGTGCTGCCGGACGGCCCCGGCGACCTGACGATCACGGTCGGCATCGGTCCTCGACTGGTCGCCGCGATCGACACGTCGCTCCCGGGAGCGGCGACGCTCCCGCGCTTCGCGAGCGACGCGTCACTGTCCGATGACATGCGCGGCGGGGACCTGCTGATCTCGGCCTATGCGTCGGATGCGGGTGCGCTGCACGCGAGCATCGCCGATGTCCTCGCCGCCGCAGGTGGCGCCGTCCGCCGGTGGACGCAGCCTTGCGTCCGAGGCGCCGGCGAGGGCACCATCGTGCGCAATCCGCTCGGGTACCACGACGGGATCATCGTGCCGCACACAGGCGACGAGCTCGACGAGAACGTCTGGATCGCCGACGGCCCGGCAGCCGGAGGGACGATCGCGGTCATCCGGCGCCTCCGACTCGACACCGCCGGGTTCGGCGCACTGCCGGGCGAGCGGCAGGATGCGGTCGTCGGCCGCGTGCGCGCCACGGGCGATCCCCTGTCCGGCGGTGGCCCCACGGCCGAGGCGGACCTGACGGCGAAGAGCCCGGACGGCAGCTATCTCGTGCCGTCGCGCTCGCACGTGCGCGCGGCCCACCCCTCGTTCACGGGCAGCCGGCTCATGCTCCGGCGCGGGTACGCGTACAGCAATGCCGCAGGCCCCGGACAGGAGCCCGACGACGGCCTGCTGTTCATGTGCTTCCAGCGGGAGCTCGACGACTTCGTGCGCACTCAGCATCGCCTCGACGAGACGGACGACCTGATGACGTTCGCCACGCCGACCGCATCCGCGTCGTTCCTCATCGTTCCGGGGCGGACGGACGGCGCCCTCGGCGCGAGCCTCGGTCGCTGAGAGTCCGGGCCTGGGTCGCTGAGCGTCAGAGCGG contains the following coding sequences:
- a CDS encoding Dyp-type peroxidase; translated protein: MSETPASGISRRALLLGGGIGIGGAALGAAGGWALAQSAAPVPDAAPTAGTATVPSRGRTQAGIARPATPQRNGLVVVADTPEITTADGVLAMLASLGDRIDALTDPAATERVVLPDGPGDLTITVGIGPRLVAAIDTSLPGAATLPRFASDASLSDDMRGGDLLISAYASDAGALHASIADVLAAAGGAVRRWTQPCVRGAGEGTIVRNPLGYHDGIIVPHTGDELDENVWIADGPAAGGTIAVIRRLRLDTAGFGALPGERQDAVVGRVRATGDPLSGGGPTAEADLTAKSPDGSYLVPSRSHVRAAHPSFTGSRLMLRRGYAYSNAAGPGQEPDDGLLFMCFQRELDDFVRTQHRLDETDDLMTFATPTASASFLIVPGRTDGALGASLGR
- a CDS encoding nitrous oxide reductase family maturation protein NosD, producing the protein MPASSRGRLAAALAALALAASALAACAAEPATLETVAVPADAPTISDAVARVAEGGLILVSPGVYPEQVLVDKPGVTVRGLDRNETVVDGEGQRPYGIVAIADGISVENLTVTGATFYGVLVTGLHDENGPTAHGGGGYTHLDPEKFPPVQRFSIDHVTAYNNGLYGLYAFDAQHGVISNSYASGSADSGIYVGQCRDCDITVRDNIAENNAVGFENANASDSVYIVGNRFSRNRVGLTLISNYQEAFVPQSGNTVVGNLVSDNVEPTSPVQADGGFGIGIGISGGTNNDIRDNRIVGNARAGVLLAGTEDLRAQGNVFTGNAFEGNGVDTANVSGPRAPAQGNCVDPDATTVLPDTLAADCASGVDQPAATSAELPASVAPPGVSFRAVPPPPPQPQLPDPEAPARSLPASVGAPDLSRYALPAADLLAAGARG